CAGGGATCATGTTTTTGGGATGACTAACCGGAATTTAGTTTCACAAAATAGCTGGAAGGGGCTTGGAAATGACTGGCAACGGTGCATATAAGACTTTGACTGTGGATGAGATGGTAGATAGGGGATCCAGACACCGTGATCGGTTTTCCAGTCAGGAAACACCTGCGGGCTACTACCGTGCAGATATGCAAGACAGTCTTGAGGAACAGGAGTATAAAGCTCAGCAGGAACAAGCTCGAGAACTGGAAGCCAAGAAAAGGTTCAATGAGGCCATTCGCTGTGGCAAGTGGAAATTCCGGGATAAAAAGCTTCGAGACCGGGTTCTTAAAATCTACCAAAAGCGAAATTAATCTATTTATTCCAGAtgttaatttatttcaaaGTCATTTTAAGGCAGTCTTTGTATCGAGCTGCACAAGTGCGTAAACAGTTATttactaataaataataagtTAAATATCGTTGAGACAAGAAGCGCCCTGGGAACAAGGTTAATCGTCGCCGCTTCCAACTTCCACATCTTCTAGGTTATCAATCCCTACACCTACGTCGGAGATCTGGTTACTTGCTACTGGACTGTGTAACATTTTAACTGCTTTCAATCGAGAGTCGATTTGCGTTGAAATCTTAGGGTTGAAGGTCTCGCCGAGAATCTTAGAACAAATTTCTTTGAACCCCTGGTTATCTCCGAACTCCACTTTGGCTCGGGGGCCCAGGCTGTAATATTGCCGTCGCTTCTGAATGGCCCTTCCTGGATCATTGTTACTCTGTTGTACAACATAAGAATGGCTTGTCAGTTTCGAAATGAGCGTATCAAACATAGGGAGATCAATACCCAGAGGTATGAGGTAACGAGATAGATCACTTCTTTCCATATAGCCTTTCGGATGGAGCAATATAATagaacaaataataaaagctTGACCATAAAACTCCTGCTCATCGACAGACCTATTCTCTGCAACTACCTGGCGGTACTCTAAGGGTAGAGTATTCCTCAACATGTAAACATCGCCAACGTCATCCTCGTCTTGTCCCTCCCctgattctgttttttgCCTTTTGGGCCTTTTGCTTCGATTGGAGCGCGTCGTAGCCAAATGAGTTGTATTTATCGACAAGTCTTCTGGAAATTCCTTAGGAGGGAGCGGTATTAGTTCCATGCCAAAAATTGATCTAAGTTTCTTCTGAGCCATGACAAACACATTTCTATAagttttcagtttcataTTAGCAGCGATAGAATCGCTTATAATTGTTTTGTATATGTTTGCCTTTTTGATGGTCGTTCGTGTTAATTCGCCAAAGAGAGCCATCCGAACTAGCTGGTTAGCCATACGATCAAGCTCTGCTGCGTCTATCCCTGAATCCGTATCGCTTGGCTTCATAGGCTCAGGACTTGGGGATACTGTAGTCGTATGGTTATAATCCCTATCTCTATCATCATTACTATCATCCTCCCGTCTCTTCGATTTCGGCATCGTTTATTTCCTATGGTTGCGTGTTGAGTGTGAGACGCAATGGTTTCACAGTACATATAAACAATAGATCATGTTTTCCAGTCACGTTAATGCCTGCATCCCCTCTAACAGCATGACACTTGCATCATACCCTCTCTTCCTTTCTTAACTATTATCAATTTATCAGGAGGTACAATCTGATAACGAAATCCGATTAATAATCAAATAATTTAGAATGTCCTTACAATATCCGGCAAACTGTGGTTGCCCCTAATTTGAATGGTATTATTAGAGATCTACAAATCCGGAGGGTATGTTTGATCTGGTGTGTATAACtcataaaaaaatattgtttttttagTCCTAGGCTATAAATGATATATAAAATCCACAGGTTCTGGGTCCCATCCTGTTCACATCACCAGAAACTTTTTTTCCTGATTACCACAGTTTACTTTGGCTATTTTAGCTTAGGCGCGCTGTTTCACTCCTTTCCATACGTAGAGAATCTAGTATAAGACTTTTTAATGATAATCAAACTTAGCTTAATAGATTTTAGGGAAATACAGTATCTATATACACATATTTTCCCTAAATTTAGGCTATGAGCAGATAACTAAGACGACATGGGCTGAGATCTAAAAGGAAATAAACTCTTCGCTTTTCATGTAAGGACTCTCAGCATCCTTGGATGGGAATCAAGACATTACCGAGGTAATCTAATTCAACGAAGTCACATGACTAGATCcccatatatatatctgcTCATGCAGCACTCCTGTTTCTGGTCCTTCAGCTTGGATATTATTCTTCAACTATCCTAGAGCCTAACAGGACCAGACTCTGGTAGCATTGATGACTGTACAATTAAGgaactattattataatagAAGATCCTCCCATCATTTGTGTTCTTAACTGACAACTAATGATGTTGATACTTAGTGTGTTAACATTATTCTGTTTTATTAGATCTTCAATCAGTATTGGCTTTAATTACACCGCATTGAATAATGCTCTAGATTGTATAAGGAGGATAGATCATAGATTCTATTATTTCGTCCCTGCAGAATACAGTATGTTCACTGTTGCTAATGTTTCCGGTTATTACTTCGATGACAGACAATATAGACAATTATTCCCATGTCTTCTAGAGTTTAGCAAGCTCGCACACACCGGTGTTTCCTTTGACGGTTATGAAATGGGTAATGACTTACTCATGTCTGGAATCATTGACGATGGTCTGAATGCTGAATACTTGGTGTCCGGCGGTCTTGATATCCGACAACCAGTGCCAAACAGCAATGTAAGTGGCACAACCCAAAACACAATTCCAGCTACGTCCATCACTCAGCCTAATTATCGGCCGATGGTGACGCAGTTACGATTAGTACCTTGTATAAGTATAAAGTACTAACTAAACAACACTATACCGTAGTAAGTCTCACCGCAAACTTCTGTATAATTCTTATGTGTTGAGTCAGTCATCAACAACGGTCCGACGTGTACATTTCGATACACATTAAGCCACCGTTGACCGCTGACATAACTGCGAAGGCTAACTAGTAACGTCATTTTAAATTCTTAGTactgtatttatataagTTAGCAATTGGCGTCTTTACAAGCTGCTGACCATGAGTAGAGATCTtatcataataataataataataataataataataataataataataataataataattaatcaTTAGAGATCTTATCAGTCAATAGCAGGTAACCTAACCCTGGGATCcgagatatataaatactcGTAGTTTCCCTTAGAACTTGGAAGACTAAGCTTGGTTATCATTAAGTCTTCTTATACTAACTTCTAAGGTGAGTTTTCAATATTAATACATTAAGTCTTCTTATACTAACTTCTAAGACGGGTAAGGCCTCAACCCGGATACAACATATCCTTCGACCTTACAGTTCCAATAACATCCGATATGGTGTAATGGCTAGCACAGGACGCTCTCACCGTCCAGATCAGGGTTCGATTCCCTGTATCGGAGTTCTTTTTTGaccttttcttttattgCGGATTCAATCCTTGTTACTTTATTTTTAggatttatttatatgtaAGCTCAGAATCATATTATGTCTCACTAAAAGGAATAGGGCCCATGGACGTTGTCCGATTGTTCTCATCATCCCTCTCATTGACGATTATAAGCGGCTTAGAATTGCAGATGTAGATCAATCACCAACATTAACAATATAGTAGACCGGAGCAGAGCATTTAACATCACGCGCCATCTTGATGATATCGGCATTTTCGGCTCTGCCGATAGTGTCCTTGCCGTTAACAGATAGGTCAAGGATAACCAGCATTTTTGCGATAGGTGGAAGGTTATTGATCGGATATTCAACCGGCGTATTACAGGTTTATAACATATTGGAGCCATTCTCACCATCTTTACAGGCTTCTTTAAGTGCAACTTATAAGAACATATCAACCCAAGctattgaaaagattggGGCCATCCAAGATGCTGGTTTTTTGGTAATCTTAGCCAACTCTATGGTCAGTGTGtatgattttgaaacttATTCGCTGGATGAGCATCTTTCAAAAACCAAAGGAGCAACAACCTTTGCTACAATTCAAGGACTAAAGGAGTTGGATTCCGACCAACCAGGGGTACCAATAACACTTTCCCGTTTGGTAGTAGCATGTAAAAGAAAATTGGTTTGTTATGAGTGGAGGGATACAGAATTTATCGAATATAAAGAGATACAACTTCAAGAGACTATCAAGAGTCTGTGCTTTGCTGATATCgataatattatatgtGGGTTATCGTCTGAATTTAGTGTGGTTAACTTAGTAGCAAATAGCATTGCCACTGTGGTTCCAGATGGCGGTGACAATGCACCGTCTGCGGTGTCGGTTGGGATGAGTTatattggaattggatCACGAATGGCTCCCCCACTGTGCGTGGCCCTCGACAATAGGTTAGCCAGCACATTTGGTTCAGACAATAAGTTTGGTATGAAAGAGATTCAAGAGAGGAAGGGTTCTTCGGCATATCTACCCGATTATGTAGGTTCACCACTGATTACTCGGAAAAGTCTATTAGTTCGCGACACACGGTCGACCTGTATCGATAGCGCAGGTAAGGTGGTCTCAGATTATCCTAACATTCAATGGCCATCGGCTCCAAGAGTACTTGCATTCAGCTATCCCTACTTGCTGGATGTATTGCAAAATGCGGTGGAAGTGAGGAATCCAGCCACCACTACAGTCCTCCAGTCCATACCCATCGAGAATATAGACTTGATGACGGAGGGAAAGTTGTTATACATGGCGTCAGCTAGACGGGTATATAGACTTCTGGCTGGTGACTACAAtcttcagattcagaaGCTGACTGATAATGGAGATTTGGTTGAGGCGATTTCTTTACTTAGTCAGATAGAAACTGTTCTTGTtaaagataaagaaaacaaacttcGCCACCTTCAAATCCTTCGTGCTCAAGAGCTATTCAAGGATAACAAATTTGAAGAGGCTTTGCTCATGTTCTCTGATATTTCTGCGCCCCCCAATATTGTTATTAATTTATACCCCGACAATTTTGTTGCAGAAGATGAGAATTCGACAATCAAGAGTACGACAACTGATTCTACTAAACAGCACAATATATCATCAGCAAGTAATACTTCAGATGGAGAACCTTCTAATCTATCGACTCAATTTAAGTGGACCCAAAGAAACCTTACCAAAGCTGTTCGCAGTTTATTGCCGTATTTGGCAGacacaagaagaaaaatatcCAAGCTTGAAACGTCTCAGGAAAGAGTTAAATATCATGGTTTTGAGCTTTCTGAAGAGATCTATGGTGATTTgactgttgctgctggactGGTTGACACAACTTTGTTCAAGTGTTACATGCTTATAAGCCCTTCCTTAGTGGGCCCATTAGTACGGGTCGCCAATCACTGCGATCCCGTTGTGGTAGAACAAAAGTTGTCTGAAGTCGGAAAATGGAAagatttgattgatttttattttgggAAGAAGATGCATAGGGAAGCGCTCAAGCTTCTAGCAAAACTTTCCGGAGACGATAATACTGATTCTAATTTATTGTCTGGACCAGAACCAACTGTACAATATCTTCAAAGATTGAACAATGAATATCTTGATGTCATATTTGAATTCGCTTCTTGGCCCATTTCAGTCGACAAGCAATTTGGACGGGATATATTTTTGGAGGACTCGTCGGaatctctttctctttcacGGCCCAAAGTATTCAAATATCTACTAGCATTACCGTCTCATGATCTCTGTATTGAGTATTTGGAATACTTGGTTAGTGAATTGGGTGAGACTCTACCTCTGTTTCATAACAACCTAGCCACTCTTTATATTAGACGTATAGAGGGTGGTCGGGAAGATGATATTCCCAAACTGATGACATTTTTGTCAACATCTTCCTATTACAAGGTTGACAGAATACTGAACGAGATTGATGAGAATAATTCAAAGTTTCATGAAGCTCGTGCAATACTATATGGCAAGCTGGGGCAACACTTAGAGGCCCTTCAATTATATGCACTCGAAATTAATGACCAGATAAAAGCCAGGAAATATTGCGCGGATGTCTATGAAGCAGACAAAAACCAGGGCCAGAATTGTTCGCATATGTTATTTGAACTGTATTTAAAAGATACGAGTCAGAATAGGCAGAACATACTAGATTTGTTATCATCTCAAGGACCGCGAATGTCCCCTATCAAGGTTTTATCCCGGCTCCCTGCCGACTTCAGCTTGAGTGAATTAGACCATTTCTTGCAATCCCAGTTGAGAACACTGACGAGTGAAGCGACATCTGAAAGAGTTGATGCTTCTTTATCAAGGGTACACTTGATCCGAACTCAAGAACAATTATTGGAGTTGACCCAAAAAAGTACTACTATCACCAATCATCGAACTTGTAAATTGTGTAAGAAACGTCTGGGACACAGCGTTATATCGATATTCCCGAACGGCGTAGTTGTTCATTTTGGTTGTCAAAAAGCATATCAGGACATGCTACGACAAGAGAGTGAAAAATCCGCCCCACTAAGTCTTAGTGCTTATAAAAAGTCTACTAAATAGACACGAGCATATATAATTcctgtatttattttattaattacCTACTTCTATAATGTTAGGCTATGCAGTTCTTAGATAGTTTAAGACTCCCGAGCAGTATTTAGTAAGCTTGTCAAGTCTTACAGATTCGGAGTCTTGTTCCGTCTCAAAAGACGACAGAGATGCAATAAGGTCACTGTCCTTCTGATTGGCCAAAATAATGTCCCCGTGGATTCTAAGTAGCATTGTCATCCATGCCTGAACTAGTTCATAATCTCTCTTCTGCTGAAGCTGGTAGGTTAACGCATCAATGAAAGATATAAACTCATTCAGTGGAGGGAATGTGTTGAGGGAGCGAATCTCCAGATCAGTGGCAGAGGGAGAGAGGCCCTTGAGGTGGGTCAAAAACCCTTCTACATCGCCACTCCTTAGAAGACGGGTGAATGTGGACTCAGATGAAATAGTGTTCTTCATTTTTGGTTGATTGAAAGGTCCCTCACTGGTTTCTTGTCTTTCTGACTCTACACCTGGAACACCCAGAAAAAATGGCGATTTTTCAGGTACCTTTGGAGCCTCTTTAGGCTTATTTCTGAGTTTTATAAGATCTAAATGTACCAAGGTATTCAGTTTAGTTTTTGGTAATAAGCTCAACGTCTGTAGCTTGTCGCTCAAAGTATTTGGAGAGTTCCAATCAGATTGATCCATATCCGTCTCATCCTGGGCAAGTTCAAATGCGCCTTCTATAATATTAGATCCACCTTCACCAGTAGAGTTTGGCATGACTATGTCATTAacctcatcttcagaaaTCGTACGGGTTGAAATTTTCTGAAACTGGGACTTCATGGTCCAGAGTTgaacaccagcaccttGAACATGGGAAGTGGCCAGCCATTCGCCATTGGGGCTTACTTTCAAGCATGTTACTATATTGTTCACCTTAACAGCGTCTATGCAGCCACCCGACGGAATATCCCAAGTCCTTATTGAGCTATCCAACGAAGCCGAAATAATCCAACGTCCATCAGGAGTGAAGTCGAAAGAAGTAATAGCATTGGTATGACCCCATAGTTCACGGATAACACGTCGTGTTTGGAtatcaataacaacaacagaaagGTTATCAAGAGCGACGGCCAACAGGTTGGATCTGGAATGAAATCTCATTTGAAGAGCAGATGACTCAAGGTTTATTTTGCCAATTCGCGAGGCATTATGGAAATCATGAAACATTACAAAACCTTCTAATGAGCAACTGATAATCACCTTGTTGAAGCTATCCGATGCTATACCCGTCACAGCCTTTTTGTGACTAGTTGTCACTATTTTGCGTCTCAGAGTACCACTCTGAAGGTTGTAAACAGCAATACTACCCTGGGATGAGCCTATCAACCCAAAGTTGCCGCATTGTGAGATTCCTACACTCTTTACTATGCCTCCATCTAGAGTATGGAGATTGTACTTTCCAACTATACCCCTACTACCGCTCCAAGTTCTAGCATAATCCAAGTTTTTATGGGCAGTAATGATATTATCCCACctattttgtttatttgcCTGGTAGGCCAGATCAGTGATTTCAGAAAACTTCTCCCGCAGTCCGCTACCAGCGAGGCCAGCATTTCGCTTACCATTGGTAGTGGCAGATGTTCTCTGGGAGAATTCGTGGCTTTGACTGTCTTTACGTAGAGAAAAGCTCCACAAAGATTTATCTTGAGATGCCGAGAGAATAAAATGggcttcttcatcagtaaAAGAAATACTTGTGGGTGGTCTCGCATGGCCACCTCGAGATCTCAGAACACGTGGTGGCGAGGTTATACTTCGTTCACTTCCTACCGAAGATGTTATTGAAGGATCGAAAACAAGCTCTTGGATAATATTGTCTGCACCATTGGTAATAACAATCGATTGTCCATTAAGATATTGTACCTTAGAGACACCACCAGAAGCCTCACTGTGGGCACCTCTAACTGAATGTATACGTCGTTTCCCATTCAAATCATAAAAGAACAAATGACCAGAAGCGGTACCTACAGCAAGATGTGGTGTGCCATCAGTACGGAAAGAAATAGATGAAACATGCTCACCTATGTCTAGTGAAAAAACAATTTTGCCTCTGCGAATGTTATACAGATgaatatcaccagcagcagtagaaaTACCAACGATATCTAAAACTGGAGAAGGTTCAACAGCGGTAATAGACGAACCAAAATCTTCAGAAGTATAGAGGAGTTTTCCAGATCTGACGTTGAACACCAAGACTGAAGACTTTGCTGCAATAACTACTTTGTTGAGATAAGTAGGAGGGTGTGAGAGGTGCTTAATTTGGCCAAGAACTTTAGGAACCCTGAAAGAGGTGTAGAACTCGACATTTGCAGGTGACTTTACATCACTTTTGTAAACATACAGGGTCTCACTAGTCGAAACACACAAGTACCCACCAAATAGAAGAATGCTATTAATTTCGCTAGCATCGTGGTCATCTGGTAGGACGATAGTAGATTGGAGATTACCTCTTTTGTAGATACCAACACTTCGTTCCCAAGATGCATAAACATAGTGGAAATGCGAGTGGATACAAGTTATCTTACTTGGTGTTCTTGGTTGAGACACGAacaggaggtggaggttCGAAGCATCATAAATTTGAAAGGAATTATCGACTACAGTTGTTACTAGGAATGATTGTCCAAGAGATGTTATCGCAAGCGGTGTTCCATCTGTGACAAGACCGATAGTACGGAACGGAGAAAAGACCCTTGATGAAATGGCCTTGACAGGAGTCGAGGAAGAaatctttcttctcttagCGTCGGTAGATTCAACCGCTACAGAAGGCATCCTATCAGGCACAATTTCAGTTCCTTCGTCACTAGTTTTGATAGCTTCTTTGATccagtgaaaaaaaataaaagatcTATTCGTGCATATATGCAATAAATTTTCCAGCCGTTCCATCAACTCCAGAACACGGCTCCCGATTTATAGAATATTTCCTTACAAATTCTCTAAGTGGGATTGGAACACGTGCGTAGAGATTTGATAGCCTGATTGGCAGCATCATAGATATCAGCTGCTAATAAAAATCGTGTGTGAATGATCTATTTAACTGTGAAACCACCCGATCCGTTTCGGCTCAAATTAAGAAGGCACTTCCATATCATTTGTGTGGAAGCTTCCAATAAGAATAGTAAGTTCAGAACCAAGCGATAGAACGCTTATGCATACCGAGGAATAGCGTTCTATGTTCTATGCAGGATTTCTTGGAGCATCTGCCGATCATATTCTGTTTAATCAAGAACTTAATTTTACCTTGATAATTCATACTAGAAAGTTGACAAACACTCTTGAAACTCGAACATATCCAGTCGAAGTATAGGTgagttgaaaaaaatgtctTTACAAAGTTAATAATTAATAGTAGAGAAAAGTGTTTTCCAGAATCTAACGAATCATATTAGTTCTAGCTGATAATGGATTTGAATGATCCTCGtaagcagcaccagcccaCTGGTTTAGGCATCGATAACAGTTCGGTTCCTACTCCTGTAGCTATTAATGATGATCCAGCTATCAGTGTTGACAATAGTACGAAAGGTATTGCTATTCCAACTCAGCCACCCCTTCGACACAACGATTCATTTTTGAATGCGACAACGTACTCACCTGACAACAATCCCGACTCAATCGAATTAGATCTTGAGCGAGTTACTAGAATTGGTAGCAGAGATACAAATAATTCAGATAGCACTTCGGGTACCAATAGTGCTACTAGAACTCCTACTCCTCTGACCTCCGCTTTAGGCTTGGCTATGAGAAGAACCGTTAGTCACAGTCGCACCTTTTCTGGTTCTTCGGCCCGTATTCCAGATCTGTCCAATGCGACTCCACCAATTGGAAAAATTGGTGTTTGTGCCATGGAGAGTAAGGCCCGTTCAAAGCCTTGCCGTCAGATCTTAAACAAACTtattgaaaatggtgaATTTGAAACCGTCATCTTTGGCGATAAGGTAATTCTTGACGAATCTATTGAGAATTGGCCAACTTGTGATTTCTTAATCTGCTTTTTTTCCACTGGATTCCCTTTGCAAAAGGCGATCGAATATGTAGAACTCCGAAAGCCGTTTCTTGTCAATGATCTCGAGCTGCAAAAAGTTCTTTGGGATAGAAGACTAGTATTGAAGCTACTGGATGCCAACAATGTCCCCACTCCTCAGAGACTTGTTATATCCCGAGATGGCGGTCCAAAGGTTGATGAGAAGGTGCGAGCCAAACTGGCCAGTCATGGTGTTAATCTAGAGTACGAACCTGAATTGCAGTTTGAAATGATTGATGACGGTGACACATTGCGTCTCAGCGACGGCAGCACCCTACAAAAGCCGTTCGTTGAAAAGCCAGTCGATGGTGAAGACCATAATGTATATGTTTATTATCCGAAGAAATCcggcggtggtggtagaAGGTTGTTTCGGAAGGTTGGTAACAAGTCGTCCGAATATGACCCCGAATTATCTAGCCCTCGTACTAAAGGGTCTTTTATCTATGAACGGTTTATGGATACTGATAATTTTGAAGATGTTAAGGCATATACAGTCGGTCCGGATTTC
The Sugiyamaella lignohabitans strain CBS 10342 chromosome A, complete sequence genome window above contains:
- the UTP21 gene encoding Utp21p (Subunit of U3-containing 90S preribosome and SSU processome complexes; involved in production of 18S rRNA and assembly of small ribosomal subunit; synthetic defect with STI1 Hsp90 cochaperone; human homolog linked to glaucoma; Small Subunit processome is also known as SSU processome; GO_component: GO:0030686 - 90S preribosome [Evidence IDA] [PMID 12150911]; GO_component: GO:0034388 - Pwp2p-containing subcomplex of 90S preribosome [Evidence IDA] [PMID 15231838]; GO_component: GO:0034388 - Pwp2p-containing subcomplex of 90S preribosome [Evidence IDA] [PMID 17515605]; GO_component: GO:0005730 - nucleolus [Evidence IEA]; GO_component: GO:0005730 - nucleolus [Evidence IDA] [PMID 15590835]; GO_component: GO:0005730 - nucleolus [Evidence IDA] [PMID 22842922]; GO_component: GO:0005634 - nucleus [Evidence IEA]; GO_component: GO:0005634 - nucleus [Evidence IDA] [PMID 14562095]; GO_component: GO:0030529 - ribonucleoprotein complex [Evidence IEA]; GO_component: GO:0032040 - small-subunit processome [Evidence IEA]; GO_component: GO:0032040 - small-subunit processome [Evidence IDA] [PMID 15590835]; GO_function: GO:0003674 - molecular_function [Evidence ND]; GO_process: GO:0006364 - rRNA processing [Evidence IEA,IEA]; GO_process: GO:0006364 - rRNA processing [Evidence IGI] [PMID 19150991]; GO_process: GO:0042274 - ribosomal small subunit biogenesis [Evidence IC] [PMID 15590835]; GO_process: GO:0042254 - ribosome biogenesis [Evidence IEA]), giving the protein MPSVAVESTDAKRRKISSSTPVKAISSRVFSPFRTIGLVTDGTPLAITSLGQSFLVTTVVDNSFQIYDASNLHLLFVSQPRTPSKITCIHSHFHYVYASWERSVGIYKRGNLQSTIVLPDDHDASEINSILLFGGYLCVSTSETLYVYKSDVKSPANVEFYTSFRVPKVLGQIKHLSHPPTYLNKVVIAAKSSVLVFNVRSGKLLYTSEDFGSSITAVEPSPVLDIVGISTAAGDIHLYNIRRGKIVFSLDIGEHVSSISFRTDGTPHLAVGTASGHLFFYDLNGKRRIHSVRGAHSEASGGVSKVQYLNGQSIVITNGADNIIQELVFDPSITSSVGSERSITSPPRVLRSRGGHARPPTSISFTDEEAHFILSASQDKSLWSFSLRKDSQSHEFSQRTSATTNGKRNAGLAGSGLREKFSEITDLAYQANKQNRWDNIITAHKNLDYARTWSGSRGIVGKYNLHTLDGGIVKSVGISQCGNFGLIGSSQGSIAVYNLQSGTLRRKIVTTSHKKAVTGIASDSFNKVIISCSLEGFVMFHDFHNASRIGKINLESSALQMRFHSRSNLLAVALDNLSVVVIDIQTRRVIRELWGHTNAITSFDFTPDGRWIISASLDSSIRTWDIPSGGCIDAVKVNNIVTCLKVSPNGEWLATSHVQGAGVQLWTMKSQFQKISTRTISEDEVNDIVMPNSTGEGGSNIIEGAFELAQDETDMDQSDWNSPNTLSDKLQTLSLLPKTKLNTLVHLDLIKLRNKPKEAPKVPEKSPFFLGVPGVESERQETSEGPFNQPKMKNTISSESTFTRLLRSGDVEGFLTHLKGLSPSATDLEIRSLNTFPPLNEFISFIDALTYQLQQKRDYELVQAWMTMLLRIHGDIILANQKDSDLIASLSSFETEQDSESVRLDKLTKYCSGVLNYLRTA